The following nucleotide sequence is from Marinoscillum sp. 108.
CAGCACTTACAAATTAATCTTTCAGTTCACCGTTTCTATTCAGTCTTAGAAGACCTAGCATGGAAGTACCGCTACCGAAATCGATCGTTGCAGCGACTAAAATATCTCCATCAGGTAAAGTTATGGCGGCCCTGGCCTGATCATTTCCGACTGTGGTTCCATAGTTTTGATCGAACCCTTCGATATGGCCAGACAATGGACTGACCCTCATAAGCAAGATTTGCTCAAGTTTATTAGCCCCCGCAGTTCCCTCTCCTGTGGTTTCCCTAAAATTTGGGATACTCCCCAAAACCATCAAGTCGTTATATATTGTTTTTGTCAATGCCAATGCCTGACATGGTAAAGAATAGTCGGTCTCAAGAACATTGTTACTATTGGCCACCATATCTCCTGATGGTGTTATGGCCACATGAAATCCTGCCATTTGACCATTTACCCCCGTGGTATATCCCACAATTGAGTAACCCAAGGACGATTTTATAGCCGCTGTGGGCGTTTCATCGGCCCCCGACACTGAATTGTTAATTACGATTCTTGGAGCATTCTTATCTGAGGTGCCTAGTGAATTAGTTTCAATGACGTAAACGTTGCGACCATCAGCACCTGCTTCAGTAGACCCTACTATCACCAAGCTTCTATCAGCATTTTCAAACAAAGCCAATGATTCCTCATCGCCAAGATATCCGTGTGATTTAGACCAATAAACCTCCCCCTGATCATCAACTTTGGTAAGATATATTTGGTATCCCCCATCACTCACTGGATCTCCTGCAAAAGTTTGTCTGGAATGTCCCAATACCACAAACTTCTCCACACCATCTGTTTCAGTAGTTCGAATGATATCTGTGGTAATTACATTCTCAAGCAGATTAAACCTGGAAGAGTCAGAACCAGTGCTTATTATATTCAAATCTGCATCAATTTTACACCAGGCTCCTTCAAAGAAATCTAAACCACTCGCATCTCGTGATTGTATGTATCCTACGAGAAGAAATTCGTCAAGTCCTGTGGTTGAATTGAAACCTAACGGCTTCATTTTTAAGGGAATATCTGTAGATCCACTCTTTAAGTCATAAACCTCTGAGGCAACTTCATTACCCTCAGCATCCACTTTTAACAAGTAAAAATCCTGACTTTCCGACTGGATATTGGATCCCAATATGATGATCTCACCAGTTGAAGTTCTTGCTAAATCAACTGCTTCATTTGTTCCTTGTCCATAGTACTTTACAAAGACCTCCGTGGGAGCAGGACTATTCTCATCTGAAGGAGTACAACTCCAGATAAAGCATAATAACAGAGTATATAAGAAAAATTGCTTCATATGGCCGTCAATATTCTTTTAGTTTTTTAGGACTATATATGGAATGTGTATACCCAACTGAGAATGAAATGAAATTCAACGAAAGATCTGACTCCACGTACCCCAAATCAAAAGTTGATTCAGAGTTCGTATAACGTTCCTCTCCGTTCACATAATTGAGCCTACTGTTGTCATACCTGGCTTCAATCGTTAAAAAATGCGTTTTCAACCGGTACTTAACTCCAAGGCCTCCAAAGAAAGAATAATTAACCTTATTGACCTGATTTGAGGCCAGGAGATCACTTGATGTTTGAGTGTAGGCTGTACCTCCTACTCTGGAAGCAGAGGTATAACCAGCAGACAGCAAATAATCAAATGCTCCCCCAGCATAAACATAGGGTAACCATTTCTTATCTCTATTACTGTATCCTAAGGTGTATCTCGCCAATAAAGGTGTTCGCAGGTAGACTTGTTGATTGACTACCGAAGTGCTCAAATCTTGTTGATTCAAATAATTATCCACATTGTATTTCGAAAGCCTGAATTGCCCTCCGAACCCAACTTCAAAACCATTCTTAATATGTCTTTCAACCAACAACTCACCCCAAAAACCTATACCCAACCCTCCAATACCACTCAGCGTAGTAGAATCATTCAACGCATAAGAGCTTTCGCCGCTTTCAGTTTTCCCATTGTAAAAAGACGGAGCAGCCACGGTATTTTGTGTTCCATAAACGCCAATGATCTGAGGATCCGATGAATTTGCTCCAAGTCTCAATGAAATACGGAATACAGGTGATGTTCTGTATTGACTATAAAGGAAGAATAGTTCTGCGGGATCTACCTGAGGATTCAGACGATGTTCCGGATCAGCCTTTAATAATTCAATAAGAGCTCCTTCCGCTTTAAACTCCTGATCAGTAAAAATGTAGACCAGGGTCAGTAGTTTTCTAGCCCTTACCTCCTCCTCACTCGAGAATGCATCTGAATCCAGGCAATCCCTTATCTGGTTAGGTATCCCCAAAAGTCTCCCCGCTTCATAATCATCTTCAGCTTGATTGAGCCTTTGGGTGCAAGTTTGAGCATATATTCCCAACATTGCCAGAGAGCAAATCAGTGTCAGTATAATTTTCTTCATAGACTTATTCGATTTCGTCACCCTTATCCAGTCCATCACAGGTGTATTCGTATGGTATTTGCTCAAGATCACCTACATACTGTCTCCACTGAGTCTCTGACATATTTGCAGATACCAGCCCACAGATTCGCTCTGCGTAGGCATCTGGTTTAGTCTCAAAAACTCTGATAATTCCATCAGCAGAACCAGTGGCAAACTGCTGACCTGATGGGTGAAAATCTAGTGACCAAACCCAATCTTTGTGATCATCAAAAACTGTCGGCAGATCATAAATATTATTCAAATCCCACATTCTGGCAGTCTTATCTTTGCTAGTAGCTGCCAAAAGATCATCGTCCGGGCTAAAATGAATATCAGAAATAGGTGAAGTAAATCCGGTTAGTTTAGGTCCCCATTGCTTCTTTTCAACCAAATCCCAAATAAAGAGGTCTCCTTTATCATCACCAAAAGCGAGTTTATCAGCCCCATTACTAAAATGAAGTGCATGTACCGCCGGGCTACCATTTTTTCGATAAATATTTCGGGATGGGTAATCGGTCCCATTCAGGTCAATAATCATCACTTCACCACTTTCCGTACCCGCTGCTAAAGTCTTTGCATCAGGTGAAATGGCAAGGGTCTTTGCTCTTGAACTGGTCTGTGCTATTTGAACCGTTTCCTTGGTTCTCAGTGAATGCAAAAGTATCCTACTGTCTGCACCTGTTGAGATAAAGCTCAGATTATCTGGAAGGAAAACAAGATCATAGACTGTACCGCCCACATGTCCATTAATACTCACAGGTTCCGAGTCTCTATTCTTAAGATCTACAACCAAAATGTGGTTATCATCAGTACCAAGAGCAAGATAGCGCTCATTTGGGCTTACATTGACCACCCGGTTCACGTGGTTCCTATGAAAAATTTCCACATAGGTTCTTTTTCCACTGGCATAATCCCACATCAGCAAACGCCCATCACTACCAGCCGAATACATTCGCTTTCCATCTTCTGAAAACACCACAGACCTTACAGAAATCTTCTCCTCAGTCACTTGAGAGGTAGTCACAGGTAAATGTCCATGGTATTGATTGAGTACCGAATCTCCATTATTCTTGAATACCTTCTCTCCATCATCATTGACGGAGTATGTGCTCAAAACACCTTCGAGCCCGGAATAAACCCCGGCATAGATATCCCCATTGTATGGCTTATTCGGGTCACCATATTGCTGATAAAAATCATATGCTTGCTTAGCTACAACCGCTTTCAGTTCTCTTTCGGGTATATTTCTGGCCTTAATAGCCATTGATTGAGCAACAGATTGAAGCCTAAGTCTATCAGCATTATCTTTAGCCACGAGTGCCTCTGCCTGAGCTTGTCTTGCCTTTTCCGCTTCTATTTTCGCCTGCTCTGCACTTTCCGCTGCCTCAATCTGTGCTTCTTCTGCAGCCTGCCTCTGTTTATCAGCCTCAGCCTTTTGTTTCTTAGCTATATCAGCTTGCAATTCGGCCTCTATTTTGGCTACTTCGGCTTCCTTTAAGGCAGCCGTTGCTTTATTCTCTGCTTTCCTGGCCAGAGCCGCCTGCTCTTCGGCTAACGCCGCTTGTTTCTCTGCATCATCGGCATTCTTCACCGCCAATTCCTGCTGAACCTTGGCCTCTTCTGAAGCCTTTTGAGCTTCGTTGGATTTAATGTTTGCATACACTACAAAGAAAATGGACACCAATGCCGCTGCTCCAAGGATAATCGCACTAAGGCGCATCCTTTTTACCTGACGCTTCTGCAACAGTTCTTTATTTCGTTGCTCAGTCACATAGGCCTTTTCGGAAGTTTCCAAAAAGACCATAGTTCTCTCAAATGCCGGATTATAACGCTGACCCCATATCAAAGTAGGACGATTCTCCTCTCTCCAGTTGATCGCTAGTTGTAAATCAGGCATTTTCCACAATGAAGCTTTACCTTCCTGAAAACGTTCAGCTGCTTCAGAAAGCTTCAAATACATCTCAGCTGCCTTGGACTCCTCGTCCAACCATCTTTTCAGCCTGTCCCATATCCTCATCAAACTCTCATGAGAAATATCTATAACTGTCTCCGTATCCAGACGCACCCCATAAGGTGGCATTAGTAATGACCTTCCGGGCTCTCTGAACTTTTCTACCACTCTAGACACCTCATCCTCGGTCACACCGGCTATAGCTGCTATGGTTCCCAATTTAGTAGGCCTCCGAATCCCCTGATTTTCGTTGCCTCGTTCAGTAAGCGACTTAAACATCACCTCACATATCTCCTTCTCTCTTTTAGACAGCGAATCATAGGCCTCGTTGGCGTGCTGTGACAATGCCTCCCTAAGCGTACCAATAGCATTATAGTGCCTTAGGTCCATGAGTTCATTGGGCTTTCGGGTATCTACCCAATTGGCCCAAGTACGCATTAGTGCATGCTGAAGAATAGGCAACTGATCAGGATTATCACCCACATCATTGAGCAGTTGCTGGGTGAGACGTGGTGCGATCTTGCCGCCTCCTACAGCCACAGGTCCTTCTATAGCCACTCTCTTCTGATCCCTTGTCATTTGCGGAATCAGGTAGTGTGAGTCATTAATCATCTGCGTCAAATCAGGGAATTTTGCACATTCCCCAATAAAATCTGAGCGCATGGTTATAGTGATATAAATTGGCTCGTCAAACTGGTGTATTGCCTCCAGAAGTAAATTGACAAAAGCTGATGACTCATCCATATCGGAGGTAGCCGCTTCCAGCTTTCGAAACCTGAAAAGTTCCTCAAACTGGTCAATTACGATCAGCATATTCTGATCATTGTCCGTTTTGAGCTGCTTAATCACCTCGACCAAACCAAGGGAACTGCTACGCAAAACGGTACCTATAATCGTTTTCTTGATAAGTTTATCTTCTTCTGAGAGGTTTGAATATTCCTTATCCTTAATCAATAGGGCTTCAGCAAGGTTGTCAATTGGCCCACCACCGGGACGTGCCACGACCACTCTCCAGTTGGAACCCGCCTCGGTCATAAACCCTCCCACAAGACTGGGTACTAAACCGCAGTACATAAATGAGGATTTTCCCGAACCGGAAGCTCCCAGTATACCAACAAATTTATTCTCTGCCAGTTTTACCAACACCTCGTCGCTTTGACCTTCACGGCCAAAGAAAAGGTGCCCTTCTTCAATTCCAAAAGGTCTTAACCCAGGAAATGGATTAATTAGTTCAGTGATATCTATGATATCCTGAGCCTGACCTTGTGTGAGATTCATGTCTTTGTCGCTCATTTTATTTTTCTAGTTTGGTTAGAAAAGGCTTAAGATGTTCTGGTTTGAAGCCACCGTTCATCCCCAGAACCATGGCTTTATTCTTCTTATAGTGCTCTAAATCGACTTCCTTCTGACCGTCAAAATACACGGCCTTTGCTTGAAGCTTTTTTTCACGCCCAAATCCGGGAGCCTTAAGTAGATCCTGGAGTTTTGTTTTAATCCATGCCTCTTTGGCACTTCCAAAATAGATAATGGAAGCATCGCAGCGCCTCAAATTCTCCTGATGGATGTATCTAATGTCTACTAAATCACCCTCGTAGCTAGGAGAAACTACCTTAAATCCTGACTTCTCCAAAAACTCCTTCAGTGGTTTGGTTTTGGAGGTATCCATCTTATCTTGTATCAAATAAATGATTTTTGCATTTCCTTCTTCCTCATGCGTATACCCCTTGATTTCACGTCTATTCTTATTAAAGCGACCTCCTGTGACCAATTCTTCCCTAATAATCGCTTTCAATTCTTGTAGGGTAATTTGTAAAACCTCCGCTTCTTCCAAAGCAGCAGCATCACTCTTCAGGTCCTCAATAAATATCTTCTGCCTTTCCGTGACATTTTTCAAGTCTGGTGAAACCCAAATAAGACGACTAAATGGTCTTTTATCCTTAGCCGTTTTGTTATATTCCACCATCTCATAGGTATGATTGGAAGCGATTCTATTCTGTATGTCTACCACCGACAAATCAGATCCCTTTGGTTTATAACCATAATCCTCGCCTATCAGGTGAATAGATAACCTACACTTATGTAGGTCTTCTTTAACCATTTGCTCCAACTGTCCGACCTCTTTTGACAAGGTGTGTTGAGGCAACACTTTATATCCGTGTCGAATCAATTCGCGTTTGATGATGTCTCGCTGAATCACCATATCAACTCCAGTACTGGCCAGATACACGGTTTTTTCCATTGGGACCACTTCGGCTGCCGTTCCTGATTTTCCAGATAAATTGGATTCCAAAACATGATTAATGTCGTAGGCCATATCCACAAGCTTCATCCAATATGACCGCTCTGCATCACTTCCGAAAAATCGCTTGAACTCCTGAGCTTCTCCAGACAAAGGATCCACCATATAAAAGTCATAGGAAATGAGGCTGTCCAAATGAGGAAGGACCTTATCCTCATTGAAAGGTGCTTTATGTACTTTGAATAACCTGGAAACTCCTTCTATTATCAGACGGTCGTTGTTTTTCACATCTTCTGCATGCTTATCCAGCCGTTGAATCAGGGCTTCATTCTTAATGAATGCAGGGCTGCATACCGCGATGATGACTGCAGCTTTCTCTATTTCTACTTGTTGATAATTGGATTCTGAAACCAACGTCACTTCAGGGCTTTCTCTTGAAATCTGAGAAAGCAGGGTTGATAAAAACTTATGGAAATTAGACACCCAACCTTTCAGACCTCCCTCTATTGGCTGGTTATCTTCTTCTGAGAAGCATAAAAGTATCTCTTTATTAAAATCCATTTCTTTTTGGTTAGGCGGTCATCTTTAAGTTACACACTAAGTAAAATATCGGCTATTTCCACTTCCTCTTCCTCAAATTCTACCCGATTCAAAATATTCAAGTACGCTTCAATAATTTCTATGTGTTTGGACATAAGGTCCAATAGTTCTTCTTTTCTCAGTACCAGGAGAGTACATCGATTTCTCGTTAATGCTGTATACTCAAACTTGTTTGTATCCAGTATCAATTCATGTCCCACAAGTCCACCTCTTGATTTTTGATCAATCAAAACGTCATTCTGATAGACATCCACATTACCTTCTACCACAATATATACCGGCGTATTTCCTGATTCTCCAGCATCAACCAGGGTAGTTCCCTCATTTAACCTGATCTCATCCAACTCCTCCGCGATATAGGTAATCAATTCACCTGAAACACGCTTAAACTCAGGCACTTCCTTCAGAAGTAATACCCGTTCAATCAGTAATAACTTTTGATGATAGTCCTCGCCTTCACCCTGAAAGACTGGAGGAACGATAGCCTTATCCAACTCCTTCTTGACCCCTGACTTCAGTCGTTTCGTATGAAGATGGTAAGCACTCTGATCCAGCTTATAGATAGTGTAAGCCGCTGTTTCGAGTAGCAAATGATCTGGATTAAATAAATTGGCAATCAAATCGTCGCTCACCTCCACTCCAGTCATATTACTGATTCGATAAAAAGCCAAGGCCTTGGTATATCTGTTCACCCGGTTGTAATCCCTATTGATAATCTGCAGCAATAGATCATAATAGGATTCAAAATCTTCAGGAGGGTAGTAATTCTGCAGCTTAGCAAGGCGATCGTCTACCTTTAATTCATCCATAACTGGAAGTAACTTTGGCTTGAGCTCCTCTTCCACAAAAATATCCAGCATTTCCACAGCAAAAGTGATACTATCTGTAGTGCCATCCTGGATATTCTCTCTAACCAAGGTAACGTTCTGGGGATCATAGATCATCGACAACAGCATAAAGATGTTCTCATAGTTTTGCTTATCCTCCTCTCTGAAAGCATCCCTGATCATCATATCAATCTCGTTCTCTTCTGGAATATCCAATACGGCCTTTATATTCCATGCTATGTCTCCGATTTCGGATTCAATCGCAATCTTGATACGAGCAGCTTGAAAATCACGAGCGGCAAAGCCAATGTAACTCAGTGACAATAAAATTTCAGATACTATTTTCTTGTCAGGAAAATCAATTTTCTTCCATAGTAAATCGATAGCAGATTTTCCTCCGATTCTCCCCAATAATTGAACAATCCGCAACATGGTAGCCTTATACTGACCCGTCTTATAAAATGAGGTATCGATAGCGTGGAATGCAGCCTCACCCGAGTGCGTCAGTGCTGACATAGCAGAGTTTCCATAGGTAGCCAAATGTAGGTTTTCGACCAAATTTGGCCATATTTCCGGCCTTCTAATCTTACCTGCGGTAGTCATTGCGGCAATCCTCACCCGTGGATTAATGTCTCTTAAAAGTTCGGATAGATAAGGCAAAAACTTGTCTTCATTTGACTTAACTAGGAGTCTTGCCCCTTTGATTCGATCCTTCGCCTCAGTGGATCTCACCAACTGACGAATGCTAATATCATTTAGCTCATAGGCTTCAGCAGCTTCAAGATTCTTTACACAGGCGGTCGCCGCTTTCAATACAGCTTCATCACCTTCTGTTTTGATATCTTTTCGAATAATATCTAATGCCTCGAACACCAGGTACTCATCCAGTTTCTTGTAAGCATACTCTCTTACCTTACTCATTCTTGAGTTCAATAAATCCAAAAGTGTGAACTCAAATTGTATAGGCTCCAACTTTTCAAATATTCGAAGCCCGCTGATCACTCTGTCTGAATTTTTGGAACTGACCTCACTCCTGATCACATTGATGGTGTTCTGTTCGTTTCTAACGCCCTCACCTTTGAGGGCTTTTTTCTGTTCGGTCAGAGTTTTCTGAAGAGTAACTTTGTACTGAGAAAAGAGCTTCCCAGACAAATACACCACCATCCCTGCAAGACCAAGAATGAGGTATGAAAAATGGATGAGTTCGAAAAACACCAACAACCCAAGCGCGATTTGGGCAGCACCTGCCAATAAAGTAGCCAACTCGTTAACCACTCCTTCAATTCGCGTCTGAATATCAAAACGTATCTTAATATCGATAGGCAAAAAGAACAGTTTGAAAGCCGGATTCTCCAAAGCATCTTTAAGCGAAGCTGTAAATGCCTTTGCACAGGCTGTAAACATGAAGAAAAGGATAAACTCCTCTGTCTTCACCTGATACCCAAAAATATGACCGGCAACAATGCCACCTATTGTAAATAAAATAAGAATCAGTGGCATGGTCATCAGAGCCACCTTCAGCCCGAAACGTCCAATAATGATATCGTTAACAAAACTCTGAATGAGAAAGCTCATAATCATGACCGTCCCACTAAAGAAGGATAAGAAATTGGTCAACTCCTGCTCATCAGGATACATGATCTCAGTAGCCGAGTAAAATGTGTAGTCAACGAAGACGCTTGCCCCCATTGAAAAGATAAGAAAAAGCGAAAGCAACCTCAGGTATGGGTCCTTAATCAAATCGAAGAAATTAACTTCTACAGGCTTAACATCTCCTTTCTCAACCTTAGTAGCTTTATTAACATTGAAATCTCTGATAATCCAGATGGTAAAAAAGAGTACCCCAAAGGATGAAATTGCGGATACAAAGAGGAGATCATATGTAGAGTCAATGAATGGGAGCTGAGTGATAAACGGTATAGAGAAAAAAGCAATAATAGTGGCGGTCAAGGCTCCTGTATCAATTCCTCCAATAATTCTTTTGGAAGCGCGTAAATCAAACACCCGACCAAATATCCCCCAGAACCCGAGCAATGTTATAGCAGTGATCGGACCAATCATAACAAACATGATAAATGGCAAAATTTGGAAACCTCCCTCACTTCCATCGTAGCTCGTCCACTCAAAGGCGGCTCTCATTACCGCCATAAAAGCGAAAATAAGGAAGAGATTGACGACTACAAGCGAAGAGTAATTGACCCTTTTTTGGAGATAAACAAATAGCACCGTTGAGATGATACCCGCACCACCAGCTGAGAAAAAAGCGACATCCAAATAAGGCTCACCAAGAATATCCAAAAACAGTGTCTCTGAACCAATTTGATAGGTAGCGAGAAATATACCCATGAAAAAACCCATGCCCAATAACAACAACATAGGCTTCTCTTCACCGGGTTCTCCCCCAAGAAAAGCTAGAAACGACTTTATCACAATAGCTATATTTTAATAATGTATTGATATAAAAATACCAATAATATTGGTCGTATTCAATCAAAAAATAAAAAATTGACTTTAGTCTTGTCTAGGGCTGTACTCCAAACTTAAAACTATTTGATGAGAATAGTTGCAATGAGAGACCCTCAAAATAAAAGATACCAGAAACTGGGTAGGGCTGGCAGAAGATAAGAACGTAAGGTGCTATATTATCACAACTATAGGTGGGTAGATCGCTCTATCGTCAGCTTGACAGGGGTTTTGCGAGATTTATGTCCGTGCTGAGTTTACTTTTTCTTTGACTTGTTACTTTCCCTAATCGTACTCATCCCTTTTCTCTGAAGCTGCACATCGTATTCAAACAAATAAGCTACAGAAAGTGACAAAGTATAATTTCGATACCGGAAATTCTCTTGATAAGTTTCAAAAGAGAAGTCTGGATTTCCATTAAATCCCATATTCGAATGTCCGAATGAATGCCTCAAATCGACCAATACTCGTCCGCCTGTGGTTACATCAAAGTAAACACCCGCTCCTACCTGAAGACCGTACTGAAAGCGATTGGCCTGAGGAACAGCTCTGTGGTTGGTCTCTCCTCCATTTTTTGACTTGAATTCAAAATCATACGGCAACGGACCATCCAGAGTCCTCGCTTCGTTAAATTCATCCAAATATATCTCCCCGGTTCCCCCAAGCCAGTAACTAAGCTTCGGGCCACCTGATATATAATAATAGGTAGGCTCCCTTCCAAAGTCCCATCTCAGCGAAAAAGGAACAGACAAATAGTTGTAAACCGATTTGCTATATACTTCTATGTCACTACCCTCCTTCTCGGTAACCTTTCGGTTTATTCTCTCATAAATGAGCTCGGCCATCACGGCATATTTCTCAGAAGCCTGATAGATCATCATAACGCCGCCTTGAAGTCCATAATCTGTGCTCACATCAAATGAATCTGACTTATAGGTAGATTCCTGATAGATAAAGTCTGTACGATGCCCCCCCACCTTAGGCCCAAACCAGTACTGGGCATTTGCCCCGGTCCAGCATAATAAGTATAAGACGACTATGAAATATTTGATCATGGAGATAACACTTTGAACGTAATAATACGAAGATCCTCAAACACATTGCAAGGTAAAGTACCAAAAAATATAGAGAAACTACAGTTCACCTATTTACAATGAGTTAGCAGATTTAAGGCGCTTGTTTAAAGCAAAACGATAAATATTTAATATTTTAGCTAAGTTTTGTATTCATTTCGTCTGTGTCACTGAAAATCAGACAGGAAATTTTAAAAGTTCAAAATAGGTGTATGAAAAAATTTCTGTGGGTTATTCTGTTGTGCTTTTCTCAGTTTGCAACTTTTTCGCAACTGCTCCCAAAAGTCTACAATCAGTTTTTCATGAACCCCTATATCTACAATCCTGCCTATGCAGGCGTAGAAGGCCATACGGTACTCTTTGTAATGCACAAAGAACAATGGGGCGGAATTGATGGTGCTCCATCACTCTCTCATGCCAATTTTCATGTGCCGTTAAAAGGTGGATTAGCATTTGGGGCAATGGTCTATAATGAAAGGGCTGGCTTGTATACTCAAAGCGCTGGAAAAGTGACCGGAGGTTACCTTGTAAGTATTGACAGGGAGCATTTCATCAGATTTGGGTTGTCCCTGGGAGCAGGGAATAATAGCCTCAACTTCGGAGAATTTGATTCACCTACGGATCCCGCTTTTCAGGGGTTATTGACCAATGAGACCTTCATGGTTGGAGATTTTGGTATGGCCTATCATTTCGGCCACTTCAATGTCGGCGTGTCATTACCCTCTCTTTTCGGTTATGACCTATTCACCACGGAGAGTGCCACCCCCATGCATGTAAGACCTCATGACAACCTTCTATTCAAAATTAACTATCGTGGACACCTGAGTGACAACATTGCCATTGAGCCACACCTTATATACAGGTACCACTCCTACCTGGCCAATCAGTACGAGGCCACTGTTATCCTTCACCTGTTACACATTGTGTGGGTTGGTGCCAGCTACCGGCAAGACGCAGGTTTCGTGGGACTCCTGGGTGCCAAGTTTTGGGAAAGGATGGGGGTTGGTTATTCCTATGAATATGGAAACCCAAATACAGCGGCACTTCTGGGCGCAACACACGAAATTCATATAGGATATCATTTAGGCTCAAAAAAGGATCATGCAGAGCACGTATCCTCTTTTATCAAGAGTCACAGAACATCCGCAGAGGAAAGAGCCAGAGAGGCAGAACTTGAGCGTCAGAAGCAACTTCAGGCCCTGCAAAAAAGCAGACAGCCGGTACAGTCCAGCAAGGATGAAGATGAACTGGGTCTGCTCGCAGGCGCTAAAAAGGAAGAGCCAGTGAAGGCCGCTAATAACTGGAATTATGAAAAAGAAAATGAGCCTGTAGAACGCATCAATAAATTCGGCGAAAAGGAACGTGGAATTAAATTTGACAGGGTAAATGAACAAGGAGAAAAAGAAGTGGTATTCAGCTGGCTTCCCCCACCCCCACCGGGAGCCAAAGAGGAAACCTACGAAATCGCAAACCCTGACGATGAGCCCCTGATTCGCACAAGGCCCGACGGTAAAAGAGAAGCCGGTATCAAGTGGATACGAACCATAGATGGTGATAGAAAGGAGACACTCATTATCTGGGATGAAATACTCTCAGAAAGTGCGGCAGAGGCCATCGATCACAATCCAGCTGAAGCTCATGCTATGAAAGATGCCAAAATATCCATCAAAGCTGAAGTCCCAGTAAAAGAAGAACCAGTGGTAAAAGAGCCTGAAGTAGAAGTGGTTGAAGAGCAGCCTGTTGTAAAGCAAGATCCCAAAGTAGAACCTACTCCAGAAGAAAAAGTGGAAATCGCCAAGGGTGACCCAGAACTAACAGATGACTTCAGGCCTTTGGACGACTATGCAAAATCAGATGGGCATCAGGTAGCCAAAAGAGGAAATCATCTTCTCGAGCTTCCGGCTGGTAACTACGTAGTAGCAGGTGTTTTTGGAAGCTTCCAAAATGCGGAGGACCTAAGTGACATCCTTTTTGAGCGGGGATTTCATGACACCAAAGTTGGCTTTCTGAGCGCTCGAGGGTACTACTATGTGGTCATCTTCAATTCGAGCAATTTGCAAAGA
It contains:
- a CDS encoding cyclic nucleotide-binding domain-containing protein — protein: MIKSFLAFLGGEPGEEKPMLLLLGMGFFMGIFLATYQIGSETLFLDILGEPYLDVAFFSAGGAGIISTVLFVYLQKRVNYSSLVVVNLFLIFAFMAVMRAAFEWTSYDGSEGGFQILPFIMFVMIGPITAITLLGFWGIFGRVFDLRASKRIIGGIDTGALTATIIAFFSIPFITQLPFIDSTYDLLFVSAISSFGVLFFTIWIIRDFNVNKATKVEKGDVKPVEVNFFDLIKDPYLRLLSLFLIFSMGASVFVDYTFYSATEIMYPDEQELTNFLSFFSGTVMIMSFLIQSFVNDIIIGRFGLKVALMTMPLILILFTIGGIVAGHIFGYQVKTEEFILFFMFTACAKAFTASLKDALENPAFKLFFLPIDIKIRFDIQTRIEGVVNELATLLAGAAQIALGLLVFFELIHFSYLILGLAGMVVYLSGKLFSQYKVTLQKTLTEQKKALKGEGVRNEQNTINVIRSEVSSKNSDRVISGLRIFEKLEPIQFEFTLLDLLNSRMSKVREYAYKKLDEYLVFEALDIIRKDIKTEGDEAVLKAATACVKNLEAAEAYELNDISIRQLVRSTEAKDRIKGARLLVKSNEDKFLPYLSELLRDINPRVRIAAMTTAGKIRRPEIWPNLVENLHLATYGNSAMSALTHSGEAAFHAIDTSFYKTGQYKATMLRIVQLLGRIGGKSAIDLLWKKIDFPDKKIVSEILLSLSYIGFAARDFQAARIKIAIESEIGDIAWNIKAVLDIPEENEIDMMIRDAFREEDKQNYENIFMLLSMIYDPQNVTLVRENIQDGTTDSITFAVEMLDIFVEEELKPKLLPVMDELKVDDRLAKLQNYYPPEDFESYYDLLLQIINRDYNRVNRYTKALAFYRISNMTGVEVSDDLIANLFNPDHLLLETAAYTIYKLDQSAYHLHTKRLKSGVKKELDKAIVPPVFQGEGEDYHQKLLLIERVLLLKEVPEFKRVSGELITYIAEELDEIRLNEGTTLVDAGESGNTPVYIVVEGNVDVYQNDVLIDQKSRGGLVGHELILDTNKFEYTALTRNRCTLLVLRKEELLDLMSKHIEIIEAYLNILNRVEFEEEEVEIADILLSV
- a CDS encoding outer membrane beta-barrel protein, with the protein product MKKIILTLICSLAMLGIYAQTCTQRLNQAEDDYEAGRLLGIPNQIRDCLDSDAFSSEEEVRARKLLTLVYIFTDQEFKAEGALIELLKADPEHRLNPQVDPAELFFLYSQYRTSPVFRISLRLGANSSDPQIIGVYGTQNTVAAPSFYNGKTESGESSYALNDSTTLSGIGGLGIGFWGELLVERHIKNGFEVGFGGQFRLSKYNVDNYLNQQDLSTSVVNQQVYLRTPLLARYTLGYSNRDKKWLPYVYAGGAFDYLLSAGYTSASRVGGTAYTQTSSDLLASNQVNKVNYSFFGGLGVKYRLKTHFLTIEARYDNSRLNYVNGEERYTNSESTFDLGYVESDLSLNFISFSVGYTHSIYSPKKLKEY
- a CDS encoding outer membrane beta-barrel protein, which produces MIKYFIVVLYLLCWTGANAQYWFGPKVGGHRTDFIYQESTYKSDSFDVSTDYGLQGGVMMIYQASEKYAVMAELIYERINRKVTEKEGSDIEVYSKSVYNYLSVPFSLRWDFGREPTYYYISGGPKLSYWLGGTGEIYLDEFNEARTLDGPLPYDFEFKSKNGGETNHRAVPQANRFQYGLQVGAGVYFDVTTGGRVLVDLRHSFGHSNMGFNGNPDFSFETYQENFRYRNYTLSLSVAYLFEYDVQLQRKGMSTIRESNKSKKK
- a CDS encoding DUF4062 domain-containing protein yields the protein MDFNKEILLCFSEEDNQPIEGGLKGWVSNFHKFLSTLLSQISRESPEVTLVSESNYQQVEIEKAAVIIAVCSPAFIKNEALIQRLDKHAEDVKNNDRLIIEGVSRLFKVHKAPFNEDKVLPHLDSLISYDFYMVDPLSGEAQEFKRFFGSDAERSYWMKLVDMAYDINHVLESNLSGKSGTAAEVVPMEKTVYLASTGVDMVIQRDIIKRELIRHGYKVLPQHTLSKEVGQLEQMVKEDLHKCRLSIHLIGEDYGYKPKGSDLSVVDIQNRIASNHTYEMVEYNKTAKDKRPFSRLIWVSPDLKNVTERQKIFIEDLKSDAAALEEAEVLQITLQELKAIIREELVTGGRFNKNRREIKGYTHEEEGNAKIIYLIQDKMDTSKTKPLKEFLEKSGFKVVSPSYEGDLVDIRYIHQENLRRCDASIIYFGSAKEAWIKTKLQDLLKAPGFGREKKLQAKAVYFDGQKEVDLEHYKKNKAMVLGMNGGFKPEHLKPFLTKLEK